The following coding sequences are from one Streptomyces sp. NBC_01232 window:
- a CDS encoding TcmI family type II polyketide cyclase, giving the protein MNQPHRALIVARMAPGSAPDIADLFAGSDAGELPHLVGVTRRSLFQFGDVYLHLIESDRPPGPAIAKVTEHPEFRDLSDRLTAYISPHNPDTWRSPKDAMAHEFYRWENPGAK; this is encoded by the coding sequence ATGAACCAGCCGCACCGCGCTCTCATCGTCGCCCGGATGGCGCCGGGATCGGCGCCCGACATCGCCGATCTCTTCGCGGGCTCGGACGCCGGTGAACTCCCGCACCTGGTAGGGGTCACGCGCCGCAGCCTCTTCCAGTTCGGCGACGTCTACCTGCACCTGATCGAGTCGGACCGGCCGCCCGGCCCGGCCATCGCGAAGGTCACCGAGCACCCGGAATTCCGGGACCTCAGCGACCGGCTGACCGCCTACATCAGCCCGCACAACCCGGACACCTGGCGCAGTCCGAAGGACGCCATGGCCCACGAGTTCTACCGCTGGGAGAACCCCGGCGCGAAGTGA
- a CDS encoding SRPBCC family protein, translated as MAGHTENEITVNAPVDVVWEMTNDLPSWPHLFSEYASLEILEEQGDTTRFRLTMHPDENGKVWSWVSERTVDRKGLTVRARRVETGPFAHMDIHWQYFKVPGGTRMKWTQDFAMKPDAPVDDTWMTDNINRNSPIQMALIRDKIEKRQREGHAPEVSRV; from the coding sequence ATGGCAGGACACACCGAGAACGAGATCACCGTCAACGCGCCCGTGGACGTCGTATGGGAGATGACCAACGACCTCCCCAGCTGGCCGCACCTGTTCAGCGAGTACGCGTCCCTCGAGATCCTCGAGGAGCAGGGCGACACCACCCGCTTCCGCCTGACCATGCACCCCGACGAGAACGGCAAGGTGTGGAGCTGGGTCTCGGAGCGCACCGTCGACCGCAAGGGCCTCACGGTCCGAGCCCGGCGGGTGGAGACGGGCCCGTTCGCGCACATGGACATCCACTGGCAGTACTTCAAGGTGCCCGGCGGCACCCGGATGAAGTGGACGCAGGACTTCGCGATGAAGCCGGACGCCCCCGTGGACGACACGTGGATGACCGACAACATCAACCGCAACTCCCCGATCCAGATGGCGCTCATCCGGGACAAGATCGAGAAGCGCCAGCGCGAGGGCCACGCCCCCGAAGTCAGCCGAGTCTGA
- a CDS encoding acyl carrier protein, translating to MSDRLTLEELAALMKRAGITVDPTELASRPHSAFDEYGLDSLGLLGIVGELENRRGRALPTDADRCKTPGEFLDLVNHSLMTGA from the coding sequence ATGTCCGACCGACTGACCCTGGAGGAACTGGCGGCCCTGATGAAGAGGGCCGGTATCACCGTCGATCCCACCGAGCTGGCGAGCCGTCCGCACTCCGCCTTCGACGAGTACGGCCTCGATTCGCTGGGCCTGCTCGGAATCGTCGGCGAACTGGAGAACCGGCGGGGGCGGGCCCTGCCCACCGACGCCGACCGCTGCAAGACCCCCGGGGAATTCCTCGACCTCGTCAACCACAGCCTGATGACAGGAGCCTGA
- a CDS encoding beta-ketoacyl synthase N-terminal-like domain-containing protein, with product MTSRTVITGIGVVAPNGVGAEAFWKATQSGLSVLDRVTRAGCEHLPLRVAGEVRGFDPGAMVEDRFLVQTDRFTHHALAAADLALEDARLGRADYEGDPFSVGVVTAAGSGGGEFGQRELQHLWEQGPRFVGPYQSIAWFYAASTGQISIRRGLKGPCGVVCSDEAGGLDAFAHAERAIRQGSRAMLVGATEAPLAPYSIVCQLEYEGLSTQDDPERAYRPFTDKACGFVPAEGGAMFVAEDEDEARRRGATVRAVLAGHGATFTGTRRRDESGEGLAHAIRGALREAGCAPEEIDVVFADAIGTPEADAAEAAAIADALGAYGSKVPVTAPKSGTGRAYCAAPALDTAAAVLALEHGIVPPTPNVYDVCHDLDVVTGSARTAELRTALVLSRGRMGSNSALVVRKGS from the coding sequence GTGACCAGCCGTACGGTCATCACGGGCATCGGGGTCGTCGCGCCCAACGGCGTCGGCGCCGAAGCCTTCTGGAAGGCGACCCAGTCGGGTCTCAGCGTCCTCGACCGCGTCACCAGGGCCGGCTGCGAGCACCTGCCGCTGCGCGTCGCGGGCGAGGTACGGGGATTCGACCCCGGCGCCATGGTCGAGGACCGCTTCCTCGTCCAGACCGACCGCTTCACCCACCACGCCCTCGCCGCGGCCGACCTCGCGCTGGAGGACGCCCGCCTCGGCCGGGCCGACTACGAGGGCGACCCCTTCTCCGTGGGCGTCGTCACCGCCGCCGGATCCGGCGGCGGCGAGTTCGGACAGCGCGAGCTGCAGCACCTGTGGGAACAGGGACCGCGCTTCGTGGGCCCGTACCAGTCGATCGCCTGGTTCTACGCCGCGAGCACCGGCCAGATCTCCATCCGCCGCGGACTGAAGGGCCCCTGCGGGGTCGTGTGCAGCGACGAGGCCGGCGGCCTCGACGCCTTCGCACACGCCGAACGGGCGATCCGCCAGGGCAGCCGGGCCATGCTGGTCGGGGCCACGGAGGCGCCGCTCGCGCCGTACTCCATCGTCTGCCAGCTGGAGTACGAGGGACTGAGCACGCAGGACGACCCCGAGCGCGCCTACCGGCCGTTCACCGACAAGGCCTGCGGATTCGTCCCCGCCGAGGGCGGCGCGATGTTCGTCGCCGAGGACGAGGACGAGGCCCGACGCCGCGGCGCCACCGTACGGGCCGTCCTGGCCGGCCACGGCGCGACCTTCACCGGCACCCGGCGACGGGACGAGTCCGGCGAAGGGCTGGCCCACGCCATCCGCGGCGCGCTGCGCGAGGCCGGCTGCGCCCCCGAGGAGATCGACGTGGTCTTCGCCGACGCCATCGGGACCCCGGAGGCCGACGCGGCCGAGGCGGCCGCCATCGCCGACGCCCTCGGCGCGTACGGGAGCAAGGTGCCGGTCACGGCGCCCAAGTCCGGTACCGGCAGGGCCTACTGCGCGGCACCCGCCCTCGACACCGCGGCCGCGGTCCTGGCCCTGGAGCACGGCATCGTGCCGCCGACCCCGAACGTCTACGACGTGTGCCACGACCTCGACGTGGTGACCGGCAGCGCCCGCACCGCGGAGCTGCGCACCGCGCTGGTGCTCAGCCGCGGCCGGATGGGGTCGAACTCCGCGCTCGTCGTCCGCAAGGGCTCGTAG
- a CDS encoding beta-ketoacyl-[acyl-carrier-protein] synthase family protein — protein MTPRRVAVTGVGVVAPGGIGVRDFWDLLSNGRTATRGISLFDPTGFRSRIAAEVDFDPAAHGLEPGEADRADRYIQFALVAAREAVKDAGLDLTTDEAWRTGVSLGTAVGGTTRLEHDYVAVSQSGSWWDVDHKRAGPFLHRAFTPATLASAVAEQTGARGPVQTVSTGCTSGLDAIGYAVHSIAEGRMDVCIAGASDSPISPITVACFDAIKATSPNNDDPAHASRPFDADRDGFVLGEGGAVLVLEELEHARARGATVYCEIGGYATFGNAHHMTGLTAEGLEMARAIETALAQAGVAADEIDYVNAHGSGTKQNDRHETAAVKRVLGDHAYKTPMTSIKSMVGHSLGAIGAIELAACVLAMTHQVVPPTANYETPDPECDLDYVPRVARARKLHSVLSVGSGFGGFQSAVVMTRPKEEVS, from the coding sequence GTGACCCCCCGGCGGGTGGCCGTCACCGGAGTCGGTGTCGTCGCGCCCGGCGGGATCGGAGTCCGCGACTTCTGGGACCTGCTCTCCAACGGCCGGACCGCGACGCGTGGGATCAGCCTCTTCGACCCGACCGGATTCCGCTCCCGGATAGCCGCCGAGGTCGACTTCGACCCCGCGGCGCACGGCCTCGAACCGGGCGAGGCGGACCGCGCGGACCGGTACATCCAGTTCGCCCTGGTGGCCGCCCGGGAGGCGGTGAAGGACGCGGGACTCGACCTCACCACGGACGAGGCCTGGCGGACCGGAGTCTCCCTCGGCACGGCCGTCGGCGGCACCACCCGTCTGGAGCACGACTACGTAGCCGTGAGCCAGTCCGGTTCCTGGTGGGACGTGGACCACAAGCGGGCCGGCCCCTTCCTGCACCGGGCGTTCACCCCCGCCACCCTGGCCTCCGCCGTCGCGGAGCAGACGGGTGCGCGGGGCCCGGTCCAGACGGTCTCCACCGGCTGCACCTCGGGCCTCGACGCCATCGGGTACGCCGTCCACTCCATCGCGGAGGGCCGGATGGACGTGTGCATCGCCGGCGCCTCCGACTCACCCATATCGCCGATCACCGTGGCCTGCTTCGACGCCATCAAGGCGACCTCGCCGAACAACGACGACCCGGCCCACGCCTCCCGTCCGTTCGACGCCGACCGGGACGGGTTCGTCCTCGGCGAGGGCGGCGCCGTCCTCGTTCTCGAAGAGCTGGAACACGCCCGCGCCCGCGGTGCGACCGTCTACTGCGAGATCGGCGGCTACGCCACCTTCGGCAACGCCCACCACATGACCGGGCTGACCGCCGAGGGGCTGGAGATGGCCCGCGCCATCGAAACCGCCCTCGCCCAGGCCGGCGTCGCCGCCGACGAGATCGACTACGTCAACGCGCACGGCTCCGGCACCAAGCAGAACGACCGCCACGAGACCGCGGCGGTCAAGCGGGTCCTGGGCGACCACGCCTACAAGACGCCGATGACCTCCATCAAATCCATGGTGGGGCACTCCCTCGGCGCGATCGGTGCGATCGAACTCGCGGCCTGCGTACTGGCCATGACCCACCAGGTGGTACCGCCGACCGCGAACTACGAGACGCCCGACCCCGAGTGCGACCTGGACTACGTCCCCCGCGTCGCACGCGCCCGGAAGCTGCACAGCGTGCTCTCGGTCGGCAGCGGCTTCGGCGGCTTCCAGTCCGCCGTGGTCATGACCCGGCCGAAGGAGGAGGTCTCGTGA
- a CDS encoding cupin domain-containing protein produces MTQHRPRIVDLSETPPNRRRGGDLRAVLTPTSVGSTSGFMGLAIMAPGESIAEHYHPYSEEFVYVVSGRLEVDLDGEAHPLRTDQGLLVPLNVRHRFRNVGDTEARMVFHLGPLAPRPELGHVDTEQAPHPESTAWEQPPDRSGAVS; encoded by the coding sequence ATGACCCAACACCGCCCACGCATCGTGGACCTCAGCGAGACGCCCCCCAACCGCCGGCGCGGCGGAGACCTGCGGGCGGTGCTCACCCCGACCTCCGTGGGTTCCACCAGCGGCTTCATGGGTCTGGCGATCATGGCCCCCGGTGAGTCGATCGCCGAGCACTACCACCCGTACTCCGAGGAGTTCGTGTACGTGGTCAGCGGCCGCCTCGAGGTCGACCTCGACGGCGAGGCCCACCCGCTGCGCACCGACCAGGGGCTGCTGGTCCCGCTGAACGTGCGCCACCGGTTCCGCAACGTCGGGGACACCGAGGCCCGCATGGTCTTCCACCTCGGGCCGCTGGCCCCGCGCCCCGAACTGGGCCACGTGGACACCGAGCAGGCCCCGCACCCGGAGAGCACCGCCTGGGAGCAGCCGCCGGACCGTTCGGGAGCGGTCTCGTGA
- a CDS encoding SchA/CurD-like domain-containing protein gives MTTTLSERVSQSAFDGSMLRVVLLMDLHEGTQQQFFEAYEQLRHDIASVPGHISDQLCQSFENPSQWLITSEWESAPQYLAWVNSEHHAEQVKPLGACARAMRPLKFTVLRETGRGYDQAARPATARLQSTPRLGAGIVRHALTFTVKPGSEKEVASILSSYASPEARVDDHTRLCRTSLFMHGNRVVRTVEVQGDLMAALRHVSEQPGVRAAEEALNPHLEKDRNLNDPESARMFFMRAALPAVHHIAAPEPESADVQRHALFYQAKPGCGVALAKFLARQDEEAARHPASPVRSSSIFQRDDIVVRLIDVRGALDAEPGTNFGVLGPRTAAVLDRLTVRSGRRVRAADHTMNLITDRRAPAEP, from the coding sequence ATGACAACCACCCTGTCCGAACGGGTGTCGCAGTCAGCCTTCGACGGCTCCATGCTCCGGGTCGTCCTGCTGATGGATCTCCACGAGGGGACCCAGCAGCAGTTCTTCGAGGCGTACGAACAGCTCCGCCACGACATCGCGTCGGTTCCGGGCCACATCAGCGACCAGCTGTGCCAGTCCTTCGAGAATCCCTCCCAATGGCTCATCACCAGTGAGTGGGAGAGCGCCCCGCAGTACCTCGCATGGGTCAACAGCGAGCACCACGCCGAACAGGTGAAGCCGCTCGGCGCCTGCGCCCGCGCGATGCGCCCGCTCAAGTTCACCGTCCTGCGGGAAACCGGGCGCGGCTACGACCAGGCGGCACGCCCGGCCACGGCGCGACTGCAGAGCACACCCCGTCTGGGGGCCGGCATCGTGCGCCACGCCCTCACCTTCACGGTCAAGCCCGGCAGCGAGAAGGAGGTCGCCTCCATCCTCTCGAGCTACGCCTCACCGGAAGCCCGGGTCGACGACCACACCCGCCTCTGCCGGACCTCGCTGTTCATGCACGGCAACCGCGTCGTGCGCACGGTGGAGGTCCAGGGCGACCTCATGGCGGCCCTGCGCCACGTCTCCGAGCAGCCCGGGGTCCGGGCCGCGGAAGAGGCACTCAACCCGCACCTGGAGAAGGACCGGAACCTGAACGACCCGGAGTCCGCCCGCATGTTCTTCATGCGCGCAGCGCTCCCGGCGGTCCACCACATCGCCGCACCCGAGCCCGAGTCCGCCGACGTGCAGCGGCACGCGCTCTTCTACCAGGCCAAGCCCGGCTGCGGCGTGGCACTCGCCAAGTTCCTGGCCCGGCAGGACGAGGAGGCCGCGCGCCACCCCGCCAGCCCCGTTCGGAGCAGCAGCATCTTCCAGCGTGACGACATCGTCGTCCGCCTCATCGACGTGCGCGGCGCGCTCGACGCCGAGCCCGGGACGAATTTCGGCGTCCTCGGACCGCGAACGGCGGCGGTACTCGACCGGCTGACGGTCCGGTCCGGCAGGCGGGTCCGGGCAGCGGACCACACCATGAACCTGATCACCGACCGCCGGGCACCAGCGGAGCCGTGA
- a CDS encoding FAD-dependent oxidoreductase gives MEDNADVRVPVLVVGGSLVGLSTSLFLSRHGVRHLLVEKHSGTSAHPRGRGINARTMELFRTAGAERAIRRAASVLEGNQGILQARSLTDGDHNWLIKSIDPSGALARFSPTGWCLCSQNNIEPVLAEQSREMGADVRFSTELMSFDQDATGVNAVVKDRETGEHITVRADFLIAADGPRSPVREQLRIPQTGNGELFHNVSVTFRSEKLVEVLGDLRFIVCYLMRPGADGALLPVDNKTQWVFHAPWHPEQGETLEDFTDERCVDQIRDAIGVPDLDVNIGGKAPWHAAERVAESYSSGRVFLAGDAAHEMSPTGAFGSNTGIQDAHNLAWKIAAVLDGSAGIDLLDTYEAERLPVARATSERASARSAEHSHPGYAPPPTMGGGPGSGVLTTAMGYCYPRGALVGGEPGRPVIPETLRMVGDTGTRAPHMWVTRAGERISTLDLYERSFVLLSGAGTPWQAAAQQVARQLSVRMDACTIGAGPGVDLVQAGPADWTEVHAIDAEGAVLVRPDGFVAWRSEGAVADAPATLREVLSTVLRRA, from the coding sequence ATGGAAGACAACGCCGATGTTCGCGTACCGGTTCTCGTCGTGGGCGGCTCCCTCGTGGGCCTGTCCACCTCGCTTTTCCTGAGCCGCCACGGAGTGAGGCACCTGCTGGTCGAGAAGCACTCCGGCACCTCCGCGCACCCGCGGGGCCGTGGCATCAATGCCCGGACGATGGAGCTGTTCCGCACGGCAGGGGCGGAACGCGCGATCCGCCGGGCGGCGTCCGTACTGGAGGGCAATCAGGGCATTCTGCAGGCCCGGTCACTGACCGACGGCGACCACAACTGGCTGATCAAGTCGATCGACCCGTCCGGTGCGCTGGCCCGGTTCAGTCCGACCGGCTGGTGTCTGTGCAGCCAGAACAACATCGAGCCGGTACTGGCCGAACAGAGCCGCGAAATGGGCGCCGACGTCCGTTTCTCCACCGAACTGATGAGCTTCGACCAGGACGCCACCGGGGTGAACGCCGTGGTCAAGGACCGGGAGACGGGCGAGCACATCACGGTGCGCGCCGACTTCCTGATCGCGGCGGACGGCCCGCGCAGCCCCGTCAGGGAACAGCTGCGGATCCCCCAGACGGGTAACGGCGAGCTGTTCCACAACGTGAGCGTCACCTTCCGTTCGGAGAAGCTCGTCGAGGTGCTGGGCGACCTGCGCTTCATCGTCTGCTACCTGATGCGCCCGGGTGCGGACGGGGCCCTGCTGCCGGTGGACAACAAGACGCAGTGGGTCTTCCACGCCCCGTGGCACCCGGAGCAGGGCGAGACCCTGGAGGACTTCACCGACGAGCGGTGCGTGGATCAGATCCGCGACGCGATCGGCGTGCCCGACCTGGATGTGAACATCGGCGGCAAGGCGCCCTGGCATGCCGCCGAACGGGTGGCGGAGAGCTATTCGTCCGGTCGGGTGTTCCTGGCCGGGGACGCGGCCCACGAGATGTCCCCCACGGGGGCGTTCGGCTCCAACACGGGCATCCAGGACGCGCACAACCTGGCGTGGAAGATCGCCGCGGTCCTGGACGGCTCGGCCGGCATCGATCTGCTCGACACCTACGAGGCCGAGCGGCTGCCGGTGGCCCGGGCCACCAGCGAGCGGGCGTCGGCCCGTTCGGCGGAACACAGCCACCCGGGGTACGCGCCGCCGCCCACCATGGGCGGCGGACCGGGCAGCGGGGTCCTCACCACGGCCATGGGCTACTGCTACCCGCGGGGCGCCCTCGTCGGCGGCGAGCCCGGACGGCCCGTCATCCCGGAGACGCTGCGGATGGTCGGCGACACCGGGACCCGGGCCCCGCACATGTGGGTGACCCGGGCGGGTGAACGGATCTCCACCCTGGACCTGTACGAGCGCTCCTTCGTGCTGCTCAGCGGCGCGGGAACGCCGTGGCAGGCGGCCGCGCAGCAGGTGGCCCGGCAGCTGTCGGTGCGGATGGACGCCTGCACCATCGGCGCCGGGCCGGGTGTGGATCTGGTCCAGGCCGGTCCCGCCGACTGGACCGAGGTCCACGCGATCGACGCCGAGGGCGCCGTGCTCGTACGGCCGGACGGGTTCGTGGCGTGGCGGTCGGAGGGTGCGGTCGCCGATGCCCCGGCGACGCTGCGCGAGGTCCTCTCGACGGTGCTGCGCCGGGCGTGA
- a CDS encoding acyl-CoA carboxylase epsilon subunit produces the protein MSKDAPIASLLRVERGVAAPEELAAIAVVVACYAHRTSGGSDAAAGAGSGRRRTALPASGCWAGCWACR, from the coding sequence ATGTCGAAGGATGCCCCGATAGCGAGCCTGCTGCGTGTGGAGCGGGGCGTCGCCGCCCCCGAGGAACTGGCCGCGATCGCGGTCGTCGTCGCGTGTTACGCCCACCGGACCTCCGGCGGCAGCGACGCGGCGGCCGGCGCCGGTTCCGGCCGCCGCCGCACCGCCCTGCCGGCCTCCGGCTGCTGGGCAGGCTGCTGGGCCTGCCGCTGA
- a CDS encoding glycoside hydrolase family 16 protein, producing MHEISGRKRTTVRRAVLAALSTVAVVAAAAAGIALPASAAAPPTPSGWSRVFLDDFDGAAGSGVNTADWQYTTGTSYPGGPANFGTGEIETMTADPSNVSLDGAGNLRITPRRDAAGNWTSGRIETRRADFEPPAGGKLRSEARIQMPNVTGPAAKGYWPAFWMLGAPYRGNWWNWPGIGEIDILENVQGLNNVWATLHCGTTPGGPCNETSGIGGQRACPGVSCQAGFHTYAVEWDRSTAVEEMRFYVDEFNFHTVRANQVDATTWANATNHGYFIILNVAMGGGFPDAFGGGPDAGTQPGHSMVVDYVSVLRSTGGTTPPTTPPTTPPTTPPTTPPTTPPGHRDAYTTIQAESYDSQSGVTKEMTTDSGGGQGLAAIANGDWALFRGVDFGSTPAGQFHGRVASGAAGGVSGLVEVRLDSPGAPPVGSFSIASTGGWQSWRTVPANITAVTGTHDVYLTFTSGQPADFVNVNWFDFGH from the coding sequence ATGCACGAGATATCCGGCAGGAAACGAACGACGGTCCGGCGGGCCGTCCTGGCCGCGCTCAGCACGGTCGCCGTGGTCGCGGCCGCCGCCGCGGGCATCGCCCTGCCCGCGAGTGCCGCGGCTCCTCCCACACCGTCCGGCTGGTCCCGGGTGTTCCTGGACGACTTCGACGGGGCCGCGGGGTCCGGCGTGAACACCGCCGACTGGCAGTACACCACCGGCACCTCATACCCCGGCGGACCCGCCAACTTCGGTACCGGCGAGATCGAGACGATGACCGCCGATCCCTCCAACGTCTCCCTCGACGGGGCAGGCAACCTGCGCATCACGCCGCGCCGGGACGCCGCCGGCAACTGGACGTCCGGCCGCATCGAGACCCGGCGCGCCGACTTCGAGCCCCCCGCGGGCGGCAAGCTCCGTTCGGAGGCCCGTATCCAGATGCCGAACGTGACGGGCCCGGCCGCCAAGGGCTACTGGCCGGCATTCTGGATGCTCGGCGCCCCCTACCGGGGCAACTGGTGGAACTGGCCGGGCATCGGCGAGATCGACATCCTGGAGAACGTGCAGGGCCTCAACAACGTCTGGGCGACCCTGCATTGCGGCACGACCCCGGGCGGCCCCTGCAACGAGACCTCCGGCATCGGCGGCCAGCGCGCCTGCCCCGGCGTCAGCTGCCAGGCCGGCTTCCACACCTACGCCGTCGAATGGGACCGATCGACGGCGGTCGAGGAAATGCGCTTCTACGTCGACGAGTTCAACTTCCATACGGTACGCGCCAACCAGGTGGACGCGACGACCTGGGCCAATGCCACGAACCACGGCTACTTCATCATCCTGAACGTCGCCATGGGCGGAGGCTTCCCGGACGCCTTCGGCGGCGGCCCCGACGCGGGCACCCAGCCCGGCCACTCCATGGTCGTCGACTACGTGTCCGTCCTCCGGTCGACCGGAGGGACCACGCCGCCCACCACTCCCCCCACCACCCCGCCCACCACTCCCCCGACGACACCGCCCACCACCCCTCCCGGTCACCGCGACGCGTACACGACGATCCAGGCCGAGTCGTACGACAGCCAGTCGGGCGTGACCAAGGAGATGACCACGGACAGCGGCGGCGGCCAGGGCCTCGCGGCGATCGCCAACGGCGACTGGGCGCTGTTCCGGGGCGTCGACTTCGGTTCCACACCCGCCGGGCAGTTCCACGGACGCGTCGCGAGCGGTGCGGCCGGCGGGGTCAGCGGGCTGGTCGAGGTGCGGCTCGACAGCCCGGGCGCGCCCCCGGTCGGCAGCTTCTCGATCGCGTCCACCGGCGGCTGGCAGAGCTGGCGCACGGTGCCGGCGAACATCACGGCGGTCACCGGCACGCACGACGTCTACCTGACCTTCACCAGCGGCCAGCCCGCCGACTTCGTGAACGTCAACTGGTTCGACTTCGGTCACTGA
- a CDS encoding pyridoxamine 5'-phosphate oxidase family protein, with protein MPEEEPRTELDARYSDEQATAVPWRDAVSRLAAAELYWLTTVRPDARPHVTPLIGVWADGALHFCTGPEERKAKNLRRNAHVVLTTGTNTLHEGFDLVVEGVAARVTDPDRLRRLAAAWEAKYGAEWHFDIGDGVFVNPDAGEAVVFAVRPSTAFGFGKGGYSQTRWLFS; from the coding sequence ATGCCCGAGGAAGAGCCCCGCACCGAGCTGGACGCGCGCTACAGCGACGAGCAGGCCACCGCGGTGCCATGGCGGGACGCCGTCAGCAGGCTGGCCGCGGCGGAGCTGTACTGGCTGACGACCGTACGCCCCGACGCGCGGCCGCACGTCACCCCGCTGATCGGTGTCTGGGCGGACGGCGCACTGCATTTCTGCACCGGCCCCGAGGAGCGCAAGGCCAAGAACCTCCGCCGCAACGCGCACGTCGTCCTCACCACCGGCACCAACACCCTGCACGAGGGATTCGACCTGGTCGTCGAGGGTGTGGCGGCCCGGGTCACGGATCCCGATCGGCTGCGCCGGCTCGCCGCCGCCTGGGAGGCCAAGTACGGCGCCGAGTGGCACTTCGACATCGGCGACGGCGTGTTCGTGAACCCCGACGCGGGCGAGGCGGTGGTCTTCGCGGTACGTCCGAGCACGGCCTTCGGCTTCGGCAAGGGCGGGTACAGCCAGACGCGCTGGCTCTTCTCCTGA
- a CDS encoding class II glutamine amidotransferase, whose amino-acid sequence MCRWLAYSGSPMLLDTVLYRPEHSLINQSLRSRMGAEPTNGDGFGIGWYSADGDGTPAVFRDVGPAWNSRNLQELAAHVRSPLFFAHVRASTGSAIQQSNCHPFRHGRWLWMHNGAIADFHRLQRDLCMAVDPALFPCIEGSTDSEVMFYLAVTFGLDQDVPGAVARMAGLVERLGKEHGVPEPLQMTVAVSDGLRVWAFRYSSQGKSRSLYYSSRAETVRHLHPEIPYLREVSDETRLVVSEPLGDLHGVWNELPESSYAVIPSGPHMDYLPFVPEF is encoded by the coding sequence ATGTGTCGGTGGCTCGCCTACTCGGGTTCGCCCATGCTCCTCGACACCGTGCTCTACCGCCCGGAGCACTCGCTGATCAACCAGAGCCTCCGCTCCCGGATGGGCGCCGAGCCGACCAACGGCGACGGTTTCGGCATCGGCTGGTACAGCGCGGACGGCGACGGCACCCCGGCGGTCTTCCGGGACGTCGGCCCGGCGTGGAACAGCCGCAATCTGCAGGAGCTCGCCGCGCACGTCCGCTCCCCGCTGTTCTTCGCGCACGTGCGCGCCTCGACGGGCTCGGCGATCCAGCAGTCCAACTGCCATCCGTTCCGCCACGGCCGCTGGCTGTGGATGCACAACGGGGCGATCGCCGACTTCCACCGGCTGCAGCGCGACCTGTGCATGGCCGTCGACCCGGCGCTCTTCCCGTGCATCGAGGGGTCCACCGACTCCGAGGTGATGTTCTACCTGGCGGTCACCTTCGGTCTCGACCAGGACGTACCGGGTGCGGTGGCCAGGATGGCGGGGCTGGTGGAGCGCCTCGGCAAGGAGCACGGCGTGCCGGAGCCGCTCCAGATGACGGTGGCGGTCAGTGACGGCCTGCGCGTATGGGCCTTCCGTTACTCCAGCCAGGGGAAGTCCCGGTCGCTCTACTACAGCAGCAGGGCCGAGACCGTCCGCCATCTGCACCCGGAGATCCCCTACCTCAGGGAGGTCTCGGACGAGACCCGCCTGGTGGTGTCCGAGCCGCTGGGAGACCTGCACGGTGTGTGGAACGAACTCCCCGAGAGCAGCTACGCGGTGATCCCCTCCGGCCCCCACATGGACTACCTCCCGTTCGTCCCCGAGTTCTGA